A section of the Clostridium sp. TW13 genome encodes:
- the spoIIM gene encoding stage II sporulation protein M, whose product MVKLLNAKNTRNVSSKGVNSFLIIIILFIGIGFILGLNSVFYMSTNNLEELNSYLSGFMRYIGQQSINYKEIFLNSVISNLILFLIIYVLGKWFFGGPFILVAILFKGYTIGFTFTTFIRVLGTKGLGIALAGVVPQNLFYIPCFIFIGMVALRNSYEQLKRKFTKENKIKYDNSYINATLMVAIPLVIGIIIESFLMPSILKAIVSKLY is encoded by the coding sequence ATGGTGAAGTTGTTAAATGCTAAGAATACTAGGAACGTTAGTAGTAAAGGTGTAAATTCGTTTTTAATTATAATAATTTTGTTTATAGGAATTGGTTTTATACTAGGACTCAATTCAGTATTCTATATGAGTACGAATAATTTAGAAGAACTTAATTCATATTTAAGTGGATTCATGAGGTATATTGGTCAACAAAGCATTAATTATAAAGAAATTTTTTTAAACTCAGTAATATCAAATTTAATTTTATTTCTAATTATTTATGTTTTAGGAAAATGGTTTTTTGGTGGTCCATTTATACTTGTAGCAATACTTTTTAAAGGGTATACTATTGGATTTACTTTTACTACTTTTATTAGAGTTCTTGGCACTAAAGGATTGGGAATAGCTTTGGCAGGAGTAGTACCACAAAATCTTTTTTACATTCCTTGTTTTATTTTTATTGGTATGGTAGCTTTGCGTAATTCTTATGAACAACTTAAAAGAAAATTTACTAAAGAAAATAAGATTAAATATGATAATTCATATATCAATGCTACGCTTATGGTAGCAATACCACTTGTAATAGGCATAATAATAGAGAGTTTTTTGATGCCAAGTATATTAAAAGCTATTGTCTCTAAACTATATTGA
- a CDS encoding pyrimidine-nucleoside phosphorylase has translation MRMYDLILKKRNNEELSTEEIQFFIKGYTEGVIPDYQVSALLMAIYFNKMTKRETADLTMAMVNSGEILDLSGIEGIKVDKHSTGGVGDTTTLVLAPMVAALGVPVAKMSGRGLGHTGGTIDKLESFKGFSVEMTNEKFMSNVNNIKVAVGAQTSNLAPADKKLYALRDVTGTVENVSLIASSIMSKKIASGADCIVLDVKVGEGAFMKTPAMAEELAKEMVDIGTHLGRKTVAVISDMDQPLGFAVGNNLEVIEAINTLKGHGPKDLLELCLALGSNMVVLAKKADTVEQAREMLMETITSGKAIAKLKEFVKAQGGDIECIDDTNKFEKAKSLIPVYSDKNGFVNKIHAEKVGLIAMELGAGRATKESVIDLSVGIVLEKKRSDEVREGDVIAYIYANDEKLGEIAKKKLKECYVIENVKKEEIPLIHNIIN, from the coding sequence ATGAGAATGTATGATTTAATTTTAAAGAAAAGAAACAATGAAGAACTTTCTACAGAAGAAATTCAATTTTTTATAAAAGGGTATACTGAAGGTGTAATACCAGATTATCAAGTATCAGCCCTATTAATGGCTATATATTTTAATAAGATGACCAAGAGAGAAACTGCAGATCTTACAATGGCTATGGTTAATTCTGGAGAGATTTTAGACTTAAGTGGAATCGAAGGAATAAAAGTAGATAAACACAGTACAGGTGGAGTTGGAGATACAACAACCTTAGTTTTGGCACCAATGGTAGCAGCACTAGGAGTTCCTGTTGCAAAGATGTCTGGAAGAGGGTTAGGACATACAGGAGGAACTATAGACAAATTAGAGTCGTTTAAAGGATTCTCAGTTGAAATGACTAACGAAAAATTTATGAGCAATGTTAACAACATAAAAGTTGCAGTAGGAGCTCAAACAAGCAATTTAGCTCCAGCAGATAAGAAATTATATGCATTAAGAGATGTTACAGGCACAGTAGAAAATGTATCATTAATAGCATCAAGTATAATGAGTAAGAAGATTGCATCTGGTGCTGATTGTATAGTGCTAGATGTTAAAGTAGGTGAAGGTGCTTTTATGAAAACACCTGCTATGGCTGAGGAATTAGCTAAAGAGATGGTTGATATAGGAACACATTTAGGAAGAAAAACTGTTGCAGTAATATCAGATATGGATCAGCCTTTAGGTTTTGCAGTAGGTAATAATTTAGAAGTAATTGAAGCAATCAATACATTAAAAGGTCATGGACCTAAGGACTTACTTGAATTATGTTTAGCGCTAGGTAGTAATATGGTAGTTTTAGCCAAGAAAGCGGATACAGTAGAACAAGCAAGAGAGATGTTAATGGAAACAATAACTTCAGGTAAGGCAATAGCAAAGCTAAAGGAATTTGTAAAAGCTCAAGGCGGAGATATAGAATGCATTGATGATACAAATAAATTTGAAAAAGCTAAATCTCTAATTCCAGTATATTCAGATAAAAATGGTTTTGTAAATAAGATTCATGCTGAAAAAGTTGGGTTAATTGCTATGGAACTTGGAGCAGGAAGAGCTACTAAGGAATCGGTAATAGATCTATCAGTAGGAATTGTTTTAGAAAAGAAGAGAAGTGATGAAGTTAGAGAAGGTGATGTAATTGCTTATATCTATGCAAATGATGAAAAGCTTGGAGAAATCGCCAAGAAGAAACTAAAAGAATGCTATGTGATAGAAAATGTGAAAAAAGAAGAGATTCCGCTAATACATAATATAATTAATTAA
- a CDS encoding D-alanyl-D-alanine carboxypeptidase family protein gives MCLPKQVKGDEGINVEAKSAILMEASSGKVVYEKNSHEKFAPASVTKVMTMLLAIENVDNGKMTLNDKITASENAKKMGGSTMLLDTGEIRTVEEILKGIAIASGNDAAVAMAEYLGGSEDGFVQMMNKRAKELGMNDTNFKNCTGLPVQDHYTTAYDISIMSRELLKHPKILKYTGTYMDNISEGRKSPIELVNHNKLVRFFKGCDGLKTGYTTEAKYCISATATRDGVRMLSVIMGAPTYKIRNRDASMLLNFGFSKFESKKLAQKDQDITKINLDKNGEKFFILRAKQDLSIVVPRGSKEEVERRITLDEKKKRYNKDEVVGKCEYYIDNEKLGEIEVYSDRDVRRFNLLENIKFNLKNLFKNGV, from the coding sequence ATGTGTTTACCAAAGCAAGTAAAAGGTGATGAAGGAATCAACGTAGAAGCTAAATCAGCAATTTTAATGGAGGCATCCTCAGGAAAAGTTGTGTATGAAAAAAATTCCCATGAGAAATTTGCTCCAGCATCAGTAACAAAAGTAATGACCATGTTATTAGCCATTGAAAATGTAGATAATGGCAAGATGACTTTAAATGATAAGATTACAGCTAGTGAAAATGCAAAGAAAATGGGTGGAAGTACAATGCTTCTTGATACTGGAGAAATAAGAACAGTAGAAGAGATTCTAAAAGGTATTGCAATAGCTTCAGGAAATGATGCAGCAGTTGCAATGGCAGAATATCTTGGTGGTTCTGAGGATGGTTTTGTACAAATGATGAACAAGAGAGCTAAAGAGCTTGGAATGAATGATACCAATTTCAAGAATTGTACAGGTTTACCAGTGCAAGATCATTATACTACAGCTTATGATATTTCTATAATGTCTAGGGAATTATTGAAGCATCCAAAAATATTAAAGTACACTGGAACTTATATGGATAATATAAGTGAAGGAAGAAAATCACCTATAGAGCTTGTAAATCACAATAAGTTAGTAAGATTTTTCAAAGGTTGTGATGGGCTTAAAACTGGATATACTACTGAAGCAAAATACTGTATTTCAGCTACAGCAACCAGAGATGGTGTAAGAATGCTTTCAGTAATTATGGGAGCACCTACATATAAAATCAGAAATAGAGATGCTAGTATGCTTTTAAACTTTGGTTTTTCTAAATTTGAAAGTAAAAAGTTAGCTCAAAAAGATCAAGATATTACAAAAATTAATCTTGATAAAAATGGGGAAAAATTCTTTATCTTAAGAGCTAAACAAGATTTGAGCATTGTAGTGCCAAGAGGTAGTAAAGAAGAAGTTGAACGTAGAATAACACTTGATGAGAAGAAGAAAAGATATAATAAGGATGAAGTAGTAGGCAAATGTGAATATTATATTGATAATGAAAAGTTAGGTGAAATTGAAGTTTACTCAGATAGAGATGTAAGAAGATTTAACTTACTTGAAAACATTAAATTTAACTTGAAAAATCTTTTCAAAAATGGTGTATAA
- a CDS encoding segregation/condensation protein A, translating to MALPNIKIGEFDGPFDLLLYLIKQNKMDIYDIKIYDITIQYMDYINQMKEFDLEITSEFILMAATLLEIKSKTLLPKQKDEESNEEDPRKDLVEKLLEYKLFKEAAGFFKEKSLYTGTVFTKKPEVIDDTKSKKHTNEDFINNTTILDLYGLYSKLIEQYKTKQNNNNFIEKRIFVDKYKIEDKSQFIMDKLKEVKNTNFLNIVQDCECKMEVVVTFLALLELIKQRSIKIIQNGNFDNIFIERVEIDGQD from the coding sequence GTGGCATTACCAAATATAAAGATAGGGGAGTTTGACGGCCCTTTTGATTTGTTACTATATCTTATTAAGCAGAATAAGATGGATATTTATGATATAAAGATTTATGATATTACAATCCAATATATGGACTATATTAACCAGATGAAAGAATTTGATTTAGAAATAACTTCTGAATTTATATTAATGGCAGCAACTTTGCTGGAGATTAAATCTAAAACTCTTTTACCAAAACAAAAAGATGAAGAAAGTAATGAGGAAGATCCAAGAAAAGACTTGGTAGAAAAACTTCTAGAATATAAGTTGTTTAAAGAAGCAGCAGGATTTTTTAAAGAAAAGAGTCTGTATACAGGTACTGTATTTACAAAGAAGCCCGAAGTAATTGATGATACGAAGTCTAAGAAACATACCAATGAAGATTTCATAAATAATACCACTATTTTAGATTTATATGGCTTATATTCTAAACTTATAGAACAATACAAGACTAAGCAAAACAATAATAATTTTATTGAAAAAAGAATTTTTGTAGATAAATATAAGATCGAAGATAAGTCACAATTTATTATGGACAAATTAAAGGAAGTAAAAAATACAAACTTTCTTAATATTGTACAAGATTGTGAATGTAAGATGGAAGTAGTAGTAACATTTCTAGCTTTACTGGAATTAATTAAGCAAAGAAGTATTAAAATAATCCAAAACGGAAATTTTGATAATATATTTATAGAGAGAGTTGAAATAGATGGACAAGATTAA
- the scpB gene encoding SMC-Scp complex subunit ScpB, translating to MDKINYLQMEFEEEEKRSKYLSAIEALLFVSGEPLAIKEIARVLELEINYVKMLLNELGRSLEDTSRGVKLIALNDCYQLVTKSENSDYIQLLLKKNVRQTLSQASLESLAIIAYRQPITRIEIDEIRGVKSDSAIQKLIERNLIKEVGRLEVPGRPIQFGTTEEFLRQFNLHEIKELPSLDLFEVAVDENESKE from the coding sequence ATGGACAAGATTAATTATTTACAAATGGAGTTTGAAGAAGAAGAAAAACGATCCAAGTATTTATCAGCAATAGAAGCATTGCTTTTTGTCAGCGGAGAGCCATTAGCTATAAAGGAAATAGCAAGAGTTCTAGAGTTAGAAATTAATTATGTTAAGATGCTTTTAAATGAACTTGGGAGAAGCTTAGAGGATACATCAAGGGGTGTAAAATTAATTGCATTAAATGATTGTTATCAGCTGGTAACAAAGTCAGAAAACAGTGATTATATTCAGCTTCTGCTAAAAAAGAATGTAAGACAAACCTTATCACAAGCTTCTTTAGAGAGTTTGGCTATTATTGCTTATAGACAACCAATAACTCGTATTGAAATAGATGAGATAAGAGGTGTAAAGAGCGATTCTGCTATACAGAAGTTAATTGAACGTAACTTGATTAAAGAAGTTGGACGACTTGAAGTTCCTGGTAGACCAATACAATTTGGAACTACTGAAGAGTTTTTAAGACAATTCAATTTACATGAAATTAAGGAGTTACCTTCTTTAGATTTATTTGAAGTTGCAGTTGATGAAAATGAGAGCAAGGAATAA
- a CDS encoding galactose ABC transporter substrate-binding protein, which produces MKKIYRLLSFFLMFILISVILTGSNKLSASSNNTTYRKPINAAVFLLDFNDDFIAEIAAKLANIQIANPDKIKFTYYDGKSNQDIQNQDINKALNEDVDLILLNIVDRTAAQTVINKIKEYNVPVILFNREPLTPVPIQSYSKALFIGTDGKEAGNLQAEMIVNTWNTSKQFIDKNNNNVLQYVMLEGELSSSEAVLRTKYSVYGIESSGITTQQIALRVCDWLEQPAYEFIKALFQKYGDQIELIISNDDTMAIGAIKALQEYGYNTGDKSRLIPVVGVDVTPEAKELIDKELMLGSVFQDAGAYAEALYTCGINMIAGKSPIAGTNYKFDETLVAIRLPTTKYYYKNPYPQK; this is translated from the coding sequence ATGAAGAAAATATATCGGTTATTATCATTTTTTTTAATGTTTATATTAATTAGTGTTATATTAACAGGCTCAAATAAATTATCTGCCAGTTCAAATAATACCACATACAGAAAGCCAATAAATGCAGCTGTATTTTTGTTAGATTTTAATGATGACTTTATTGCTGAAATTGCAGCAAAACTAGCAAACATTCAAATAGCAAATCCAGATAAAATTAAATTCACTTATTATGATGGCAAATCAAATCAAGATATACAAAATCAAGATATAAACAAGGCTCTCAATGAAGATGTTGATTTGATTTTACTAAATATAGTTGATAGAACTGCTGCACAAACAGTTATTAATAAAATCAAAGAATATAATGTTCCTGTAATTTTATTTAATAGAGAACCTCTGACACCAGTACCAATACAATCCTACAGTAAGGCTTTATTCATAGGCACAGATGGAAAAGAAGCAGGAAATTTACAAGCTGAAATGATTGTAAACACTTGGAATACTAGTAAACAATTTATTGATAAAAATAATAATAATGTTTTACAATATGTAATGTTAGAAGGAGAACTTAGCAGTTCAGAAGCAGTTCTAAGAACAAAGTACTCTGTTTATGGAATTGAGTCTTCTGGAATTACTACGCAACAAATAGCTCTTAGAGTTTGTGATTGGCTGGAACAGCCAGCTTATGAATTTATTAAAGCATTATTTCAAAAGTATGGTGATCAAATTGAGTTAATAATCTCAAATGATGATACTATGGCTATAGGTGCTATCAAAGCTTTACAAGAGTATGGTTATAATACTGGAGATAAATCTAGATTAATTCCAGTTGTTGGAGTTGACGTTACCCCTGAAGCTAAAGAGTTAATAGATAAAGAACTCATGCTAGGTTCTGTTTTTCAGGATGCAGGTGCTTATGCAGAAGCTTTATATACCTGCGGCATTAATATGATAGCTGGGAAAAGTCCTATAGCAGGTACAAATTATAAATTTGATGAAACCTTAGTTGCTATTCGTCTTCCTACTACAAAGTATTATTATAAGAATCCTTATCCACAAAAATAA
- the ytfJ gene encoding GerW family sporulation protein, translating into MESHPIENLMKSTMENLKEMIDVNTIIGDAIETKEGSYIVPISKVNFGFASGGSEFGKEVHDAIDKKHPFGGASGAGISVKPVAFLVLKNGTARLLPVEPSNSIDRLIDTVPQVIEMIKNAFTDDKTNS; encoded by the coding sequence ATGGAAAGTCATCCAATAGAAAATTTGATGAAGTCAACTATGGAAAATCTTAAAGAAATGATTGACGTTAATACAATAATAGGTGATGCAATTGAAACAAAAGAAGGTAGCTATATAGTGCCTATTTCTAAAGTTAATTTTGGATTTGCTTCTGGTGGAAGTGAATTTGGTAAGGAAGTGCATGATGCTATAGATAAAAAGCATCCTTTTGGAGGGGCCTCTGGTGCAGGAATCTCAGTAAAACCAGTTGCTTTTTTAGTTCTTAAAAATGGAACTGCAAGACTTCTTCCTGTAGAACCTTCTAACTCTATAGATAGATTAATTGATACTGTTCCTCAAGTCATCGAAATGATTAAAAATGCTTTTACAGATGATAAGACTAATTCCTAA
- a CDS encoding DUF2953 domain-containing protein translates to MKILIIVAIILLFPIPIKLRISYIDKKFKVMLFNIQLNKKKIISPEDLKKTEEKIKENNIAEKIEKSQKTIYINTAKIFIKKLKHTFYKPTLRLKFKFEYDFDNAATTALMYPFITEITSLFCTLLRIPFILKKNCVSVIYKFENSFFVNCDLSCIFIINLAKLIYIMILLLLSYIGGKKYGKSSNRKFDEVNYGKS, encoded by the coding sequence ATGAAGATATTAATAATAGTAGCAATAATTTTATTATTTCCTATCCCAATAAAATTGAGAATTTCTTATATTGATAAAAAATTTAAAGTAATGCTTTTTAATATACAACTAAATAAAAAGAAGATAATTTCACCTGAAGATCTCAAAAAAACCGAAGAAAAAATTAAAGAGAATAATATTGCTGAAAAGATTGAAAAAAGCCAAAAAACTATATATATAAACACTGCAAAAATATTTATAAAAAAGCTTAAACATACTTTTTACAAGCCAACTCTTCGGCTTAAATTTAAATTTGAATATGATTTTGACAATGCAGCAACTACAGCACTCATGTATCCTTTTATAACAGAAATAACATCTTTATTTTGCACATTGCTAAGAATTCCATTCATTCTTAAAAAAAATTGTGTTTCGGTTATATATAAATTTGAAAATTCTTTTTTTGTTAATTGCGATTTAAGTTGTATATTTATCATAAATTTAGCAAAACTAATTTATATAATGATACTTTTACTATTAAGTTATATAGGAGGAAAAAAATATGGAAAGTCATCCAATAGAAAATTTGATGAAGTCAACTATGGAAAATCTTAA
- a CDS encoding D-alanyl-D-alanine carboxypeptidase family protein encodes MKNILQKFVCVILIAIICLSSFTYKCYGKTKGFIDSRNAIVLDGDSKQVLYEKNGFIPVPMASTTKILTTIVALNSGRLDEKFVVSKKAASIRGSKVGYKANEEVSLRELLFGLMLRSGNDAAITIAEGLSGSVENFAETMKNFAKTIGVLDCSFESPHGLDSQNHYCSPYDLAVITSVGMDNPIFKEIVSTKEIKKEKYNFNRDYNNINKILWRIQDANGVKTGYTGQAGKCLVTSVHNANRNIIIVTLNSPSRWETTEKLYKMVQEEYDFVSIDCDEILKDFDVKLNEKQYMNFSIPKGEKYNILKDKIDKKTYKLEIVNPQNKIIMYKIVEI; translated from the coding sequence ATGAAAAATATCTTACAGAAGTTTGTTTGTGTAATTTTAATTGCAATAATATGTTTATCAAGTTTTACTTATAAATGTTATGGTAAGACTAAAGGATTTATTGATTCAAGAAATGCTATTGTTTTAGATGGAGATAGCAAGCAGGTGTTATATGAAAAGAATGGCTTTATACCTGTTCCAATGGCAAGTACCACTAAGATATTAACAACTATAGTAGCCTTGAATAGTGGCCGTTTAGATGAAAAATTTGTGGTAAGTAAAAAAGCTGCTAGTATAAGAGGTTCAAAGGTTGGATATAAAGCAAATGAAGAGGTAAGCCTAAGGGAGTTACTTTTTGGATTGATGCTTAGGTCAGGTAATGACGCTGCAATAACCATAGCAGAAGGACTAAGTGGAAGTGTAGAAAATTTTGCTGAAACTATGAAGAATTTTGCAAAAACAATTGGAGTATTGGATTGTTCTTTTGAGAGTCCTCATGGGCTAGATTCACAAAATCACTATTGTTCTCCCTATGATTTGGCTGTAATAACCTCTGTTGGAATGGATAATCCTATATTTAAGGAAATAGTATCTACTAAAGAAATTAAAAAAGAAAAGTACAATTTTAATAGAGATTATAATAATATAAATAAAATTCTTTGGAGAATTCAAGATGCAAATGGTGTGAAAACTGGATATACAGGGCAAGCAGGAAAATGCTTGGTTACCTCAGTACATAATGCCAATAGAAATATTATTATTGTGACTTTAAATTCACCTTCAAGATGGGAAACTACAGAAAAATTATATAAAATGGTACAGGAGGAATATGATTTTGTATCAATAGATTGTGATGAAATCTTAAAAGATTTTGATGTAAAATTAAATGAAAAGCAGTATATGAATTTTTCTATACCTAAGGGAGAAAAATATAATATTTTGAAAGATAAAATTGATAAAAAAACATATAAGCTTGAGATTGTAAATCCACAAAATAAAATAATTATGTATAAGATAGTAGAAATATAA
- a CDS encoding metal-dependent transcriptional regulator: protein MDNSSFYTFNEYMKNEEDSLTASMQDYLEMIYRLSLNKGFTRVHDLSKSLNVQPPSATKMIQKLSDLKLLKYEKYGIIILEKEGEVIGEALLNRHNIIEHLLKILGIPEEEILKETEKIEHTISKKTTICFQNFIDFIHTNPDILEQYKDYVKNQK from the coding sequence ATGGATAATAGTAGTTTCTATACTTTTAATGAATATATGAAAAATGAAGAAGATTCACTTACTGCCTCTATGCAGGATTATCTTGAAATGATATATAGACTATCTTTGAATAAAGGTTTTACACGAGTTCATGATCTCTCAAAATCACTTAACGTTCAGCCACCTTCTGCTACTAAAATGATACAAAAACTATCAGACCTAAAGCTTTTAAAATATGAAAAGTATGGAATTATCATCCTTGAGAAAGAAGGAGAAGTTATTGGTGAAGCATTATTAAACCGTCATAATATTATTGAGCATTTATTAAAAATATTAGGAATACCTGAAGAAGAAATCTTGAAAGAAACTGAAAAAATTGAGCATACCATAAGTAAAAAAACAACTATATGTTTTCAGAATTTTATAGATTTCATTCATACTAATCCAGACATACTAGAGCAGTATAAGGACTATGTTAAAAATCAAAAATGA
- a CDS encoding Nramp family divalent metal transporter: protein MESEKSLLDGVMLPKHIGIESCINTEGNIAKITIKQVVKFLGPAFVVSVAYIDPGNFATNISGGSKFNYSLIWVILWSNLMAVFLQTMSAKLGIATGHNLPEMCANVFSKPTNWVFWIIAEVGAMATDLAEFLGGTLGIYLLFHIPMIYAGLLTGVLTYIICYMEKYGQKTVEVIIAVLVAVISISYTIELFLAKPDWTQVGIHTLVPMLPNGEAVYIAVGMLGATVMPHVIYLHSQLVQYRGKDLSIEGKLKHLRMEKIDVAIAMNIAFIINAAMVIVSASVFYTNGVPVGTIEQAHKSLEPLLGSLSSGVFGIALLASGLSSSAVGTLAGQTIMKGFVNLSIPVNIRRLITMMPALIIILLGINPMNALVLSQVVLCFILPFPVIQMLIIAKRKDLMGIFANKGLIRILGIIIAMIIIVLNAVLLYLTFTGQA from the coding sequence ATGGAAAGTGAAAAAAGTTTGCTAGATGGTGTTATGTTGCCTAAACATATAGGAATAGAAAGTTGTATAAATACTGAAGGAAACATAGCTAAAATTACAATAAAACAAGTAGTAAAATTCTTAGGGCCAGCTTTTGTTGTTAGTGTTGCCTATATAGATCCAGGAAATTTTGCTACAAATATCAGTGGAGGATCAAAATTTAATTATTCACTTATTTGGGTTATTTTGTGGAGCAATTTAATGGCTGTATTTTTACAAACTATGTCTGCAAAGTTAGGCATAGCCACAGGACACAATCTACCTGAAATGTGTGCTAATGTATTTTCAAAACCTACAAACTGGGTATTTTGGATTATTGCTGAGGTAGGGGCAATGGCAACAGATTTAGCTGAATTTCTTGGAGGAACCTTAGGAATATATTTATTGTTTCATATACCTATGATATATGCAGGACTTCTTACGGGGGTATTAACATATATAATTTGTTATATGGAGAAATATGGTCAAAAGACAGTTGAAGTTATAATAGCAGTTCTTGTGGCAGTCATAAGTATTTCATATACCATTGAATTATTTCTTGCAAAGCCTGATTGGACCCAGGTTGGAATACACACACTAGTACCTATGTTACCAAATGGTGAGGCTGTTTATATTGCAGTAGGAATGCTTGGGGCAACAGTTATGCCACATGTTATATATTTACATTCGCAGTTAGTTCAATATAGGGGGAAAGATTTATCCATTGAGGGAAAATTAAAGCATCTAAGAATGGAAAAAATAGATGTAGCTATAGCTATGAATATTGCTTTTATTATTAATGCTGCCATGGTTATAGTTTCTGCTTCAGTGTTTTATACAAATGGGGTTCCGGTAGGTACAATTGAGCAAGCTCATAAATCATTAGAACCTTTATTAGGATCCTTATCAAGTGGTGTATTTGGAATTGCTTTACTAGCATCTGGACTTTCATCATCAGCTGTTGGTACTCTTGCAGGACAAACTATCATGAAAGGATTTGTAAATTTAAGTATACCAGTAAATATAAGAAGGCTGATAACTATGATGCCAGCTCTTATTATAATATTGCTTGGAATAAATCCAATGAATGCTCTTGTTTTAAGCCAAGTTGTACTTTGTTTTATTCTTCCATTCCCAGTAATTCAAATGTTGATTATAGCCAAGCGCAAAGATTTAATGGGGATATTCGCAAACAAAGGCTTAATAAGAATACTAGGGATTATAATTGCTATGATAATAATAGTACTAAATGCAGTGCTTCTATATCTAACATTTACTGGACAGGCTTAA
- a CDS encoding sulfide/dihydroorotate dehydrogenase-like FAD/NAD-binding protein, with amino-acid sequence MNYEIIDCIDSGTEFCPCKLAEANECILCSQMCGKKFCDCMNWKGTCIYQEFYNNGNKAKEGRKAFDCSIKEVTKLQEDLIKIRFSVPHKLALDLTPPGSYVFLRTDDNVYFDVPISIAYSDTDADEITVLIEIRGIKTKKLTELKEGDILGVRGPYWNGVFGLKNIQNAKNGNCVVIARGIGMAPMLPVIKRLINNGNSLRLIIDKSPYEEIYVKEYLDEYNLTYEEIPVLNNKGELSEEIKAVIKEEYDGKEISLIHCAGADILTYRMIEFTNSLDTNLKISCCNNAKMCCGEGICGSCTARFKGRKVKRLCKVQTDPRNIFEGRRFI; translated from the coding sequence ATGAATTATGAAATTATAGATTGTATAGATTCAGGAACTGAATTTTGTCCATGTAAATTGGCAGAAGCTAATGAATGTATACTTTGTTCACAAATGTGTGGAAAAAAGTTTTGCGATTGTATGAATTGGAAGGGTACTTGTATTTATCAAGAGTTTTATAATAATGGCAATAAAGCTAAAGAGGGAAGAAAAGCATTTGACTGCTCAATTAAGGAAGTAACTAAATTACAAGAGGATCTCATAAAAATAAGATTTTCTGTGCCTCATAAATTAGCCCTAGATTTAACTCCACCAGGCAGTTATGTATTTCTTAGAACAGATGATAATGTATATTTTGATGTTCCAATATCTATAGCTTATTCAGATACAGATGCTGATGAGATAACTGTATTGATTGAAATAAGAGGAATAAAAACTAAAAAGCTTACTGAATTGAAGGAAGGAGACATTTTAGGAGTAAGAGGACCATATTGGAATGGTGTCTTTGGTCTTAAGAATATTCAAAATGCAAAAAACGGCAATTGTGTTGTTATTGCAAGAGGAATAGGAATGGCTCCTATGTTGCCTGTAATAAAAAGATTAATTAATAATGGCAACAGTCTTCGTCTTATAATAGACAAAAGTCCTTATGAGGAAATATATGTTAAGGAATATCTAGATGAATACAATTTAACTTATGAAGAAATACCAGTTTTAAACAATAAAGGAGAGCTATCAGAAGAAATTAAAGCTGTAATAAAAGAAGAGTACGATGGAAAAGAAATCTCTTTGATTCACTGTGCAGGGGCAGATATATTAACATACAGGATGATAGAATTTACCAATTCTTTAGATACAAATTTGAAGATTTCATGCTGTAATAATGCAAAGATGTGCTGTGGTGAAGGAATATGTGGAAGCTGTACTGCAAGATTTAAGGGTCGAAAAGTAAAGAGATTATGTAAGGTTCAAACAGATCCTAGGAATATCTTTGAAGGGAGAAGATTTATATGA